In Mustela nigripes isolate SB6536 chromosome 2, MUSNIG.SB6536, whole genome shotgun sequence, a single window of DNA contains:
- the GUCA1C gene encoding guanylyl cyclase-activating protein 3 produces MGNSESEARGQTAVSAKETYVWYRKFMREYPSGLQTLHEFKTLLGLQGLNPKANQHVDQVYNTFDMNKDGFIDFLEFIAAINLVIRGKMEQKLKWYFKLYDADGNGSIDKKELLNIFMAVQALNGQQTLSPEEFTDLVFHKIDINNDGELTLEEFINGMEKDEDLLEIVSKSFDFSNVLKVIYNEKQSDTDGRLPSSHVRRLI; encoded by the exons TAAAGAGACCTATGTGTGGTACAGAAAATTTATGAGGGAATATCCATCCGGCCTGCAAACACTGCATGAATTTAAAACACTCTTGGGTCTGCAGGGTCTGAATCCAAAGGCCAATCAACATGTTGATCAAGTCTATAATACCTTTGACATGAACAAG GATGGATTTATTGACTTTTTAGAGTTTATTGCTGCTATAAATCTAGTTATACGAGGAAAAATGgagcaaaaattaaaatggtattttaagcTGTATGATGCTGATGGAAATGGTTCTATTGACAAAAAGGAGCTACTGAACATCTTCATG GCTGTTCAGGCCCTCAACGGCCAGCAAACTCTGAGTCCTGAAGAATTTACTGACTTGGTTTTTCATAAGATCGATATAAACAATGATG gaGAATTGACGTTAGAAGAATTTATCAATGGCATGGAAAAAGATGAAGATCTTCTGGAGATTGTTTCCAAGAGCTTTGACTTTTCTAATGTACTGAAAGTGATCTATAATGAGAAACAGTCAGACACAGATGGGAGGCTTCCTTCAAGCCACGTGAGAAGGCTGATCTAG